The DNA window TTCAGTTTTACTATGCGAGGTaaacttaaaaatgttttttgcccTACATTAATGTCTCATCTAGACTTTCCTAAAAATTCATAATGATGATACACAACAATGTGTGAAATTATGCATTATGTGAATTATCTGTTTGTGTTGACATAGTAACAAAAGACTTTGTGTGTGTGGcaggagatatactgtaaatgttattcCACCAGaatctctaaaataaaaaagaaacattcctaagattgttgaaaAGTTATCTTTACACATTTGCCTGTTAAATAATTGAGTTATGAATAactaaaaaacaattgcaaagtGTACTTTCTAATGGACTTAatacatgaaaatgaaaaatatacaaataccTGCCTccctaaaaacataaaatggacataagactgtatttgttttctccTTTCATTGCAAAATTAAGAAACATCTTATAAGAAAACGCTTACAAAACATGGGGCTACAGAAAGCAGAAACAACAATATGCTGCATTGCAAAACATCTGCACATTTTTGCAGTTTCAGAGAATACTGTCATGCTGGTTCCAcaattgtaattttttaaacGTTTTTAACATGATTTAGCTGGATTTAGCTCTAATCTGCCTTTTATCACTTCATATCAGTAATTAAACTCTTAGAGGTGTACAGTGATAAATATCAAAACAGATACAATACTGTGCAAATTTGTTTCAGGAAAGAACACAATGTAATTAGTCATCCCAGTCATAGGTGGTATGAACACAAAAATAGCCATTCACTTTACTTATATACTGAGAAGCAttcaaaatgcaacaaatgagcATAGGAACCAATGGCATATGCCACGTTTTTAACGCTTCTCAATATATATCCATATTTCAATATATATAAGATGCAAAACCTTTTTAACAACCCTTACTTTTCAGGGTACATAATAATAAAGTGTATATGTGTACATACGTTTTCAGCTTCCTTTCTTTTTCGTTGCTCCGTAGTCAtggatatttaaattaaatctctGAACCATAAAGCTAGTTTTCGAACAAAGCTTGGCTCCACTCTTAGCCTAAAGCTCCTGTGTGTCGGACGCGTCTGCATCGTCTTGAGTCTGCTTATAAGCTGAACAGTCTGCAGTTGATAAGTCAGTACTACCCAGTTCCTGGCTGTGTTCAAAGGCTTCTGTATTTTCTGAATCGGTGACCTCTGAATCGGAGCTGGGTATTCCCATGCGCTCAGCACCACCAGTTTCACTTTTTTCTTCCATCTGATCCTTGGCTGTTGACGTGAAACTGCAGATTAGGTTGGATGACCGTCCCGAGAAATCCCCATCGTTCAACTTCAGCACCTCTATGCCTGTAGATAAAGACCACAGTTTGCAACTATAAAGTActgcacaaaaataaatacaaaacaaaaaccaaatgTTGCAAAAACGTATGCAACAAACCTGAGCTCTCCTGTCCTTCTTTCTTCTCAGACAAGAAAGTTCTTTGCATCATCAGCTTCTTCGCTGTGTGACACTTGTATTTTAGTTGGGGTTTCTCTTCCGATTCTGTGTCTATAAAATCAGAATGTGAGTGATAGCTTTGCTTTGAAAAGTGGTCACCAATCATTTTCCTGGTTCTAGTGTTTACTGAAACATATACAGATTCAGTATCTGCTGCAAGCTCTTAGAGAATGCTTTTCTGCAGACATCTAGTAAAATTCCAACActatacaaaacacaaaataaaaaggttttaaGAACTGATGATCTTGCTTTATAATATTGTATGTATTTCATTACAACTTTTACTTGAagtttgtgggagta is part of the Lepisosteus oculatus isolate fLepOcu1 chromosome 7, fLepOcu1.hap2, whole genome shotgun sequence genome and encodes:
- the gtf3c6 gene encoding general transcription factor 3C polypeptide 6: MDGDWEEEDQLVVVELSGVINSDFLTKCKGNCKIVGIDSEQPIIQVGRYVFAGKYEDALGSCVIFEEKNGQDTESEEKPQLKYKCHTAKKLMMQRTFLSEKKEGQESSGIEVLKLNDGDFSGRSSNLICSFTSTAKDQMEEKSETGGAERMGIPSSDSEVTDSENTEAFEHSQELGSTDLSTADCSAYKQTQDDADASDTQEL